Genomic window (Planococcus sp. MSAK28401):
GCGCTAGACCCTTTTTCCGTGCTGTCCCATTTCGACCTCGAAAACAATATGGCACTCCTACAAGAAGAGCTGTCTGCCCTGTCAGATGAAATGAACGTGTACGCGTCAAATAAAGACTGTGCCTTGCGCTCAAAAGGCGGCAGCATCGATATTTTGGGCGATGTCTATGTTATGTCGCGCTCAGACATCCGGAAACTGGAGGAGACTTTTTAGCTTCGTTAACTGTATCGATGGGCAAAATAAAAAACGTTCAGCAAGCACAGTTTCATGCTTGCCGAACGTTTTTTTGGTGGATTTAAGCATCTTGGCAATTAACGATGGTTCTCCCTAAATGCTTGCCGTTTTTGATCGCCTCGATTGTTTCAGGGACTTTTTCGAGCGAGACTTCATCCGTCAAAGTTGTTTGGGTGATGTTCCAGTCGGCCGCCATCTTGTCCCAAATCGCGCCGCGTTTTTCGATCGGCACGTTGACCGAATCGATGCCAAGCAAATTGACGCCTCTTAAGATGAACGGCAGCACCGTCGCCGTCAGTTGAAGGCCGGCTGCGTTGCCGCACATGCTCATGCTGCCGCCGTAGGAAATTTGCGGGATGATGACCGACGCCACATCGCCGCCGACCGTATCCAGGACATAGTCGAATTTCGGCTTGTTCAATGGTTTTTTCAGTTCGCCCAGATCATCCGGGAAAATGACTTCGCTTGCTCCCAGTGATTTCGCTACGTCCACTTGATGGTCTTTACGCACCAAGGCCGTGATATTGGTGTAGCCGATTTTGGAGAGAATCTGCAGCGCGACACTGCCGACGCCGCCAGTCGATCCTGTAACCAGTAGCTCCGGATTATTTTTCGGGTCCATGCCGTTTTGTTCAAGCGCTTGAATAGATAAGGCCGCCGTGAATCCAGCCGTCCCGAACACCATGGCGTCTTTCAAGCTCAAGCCGTTCGGCAAAGGCACGATCCACTGGGCCGGCACGCGGGCATATTCGGCGAAGCCGCCGGTATGGCTCATGCCCATCTCAAATCCTGTAACGACCACTTCCTGGCCTTCCTGGAATCGCCCGTCTGCTGTATGTACAATCGTTCCGCTGAAGTCGATTCCGGGAATCATCGGGTAATCGCGGATGACTCCGCCTTTTTTCTGTACCGCGAGCATGTCTTTGTAATTGATTGACGAATACGCCACTTTCACCAAAACGTCTCCTTGCGATAATTGTTCTTCGCCGATTTGTTCCACGCCGTAGGTCACTTCATCTTCTTGTTGTTTAATGACAATCGCTTTAAATGGATCCATGAAAATCCCTCCTTGCTCTTCTCTTCCCGAATCAGCGTTGTGGCATGCATTATCTGGAGAGATCCTCTTGCACTATTTTACTGCTGTGAGCAAACCCATTCTTTGACATTGATTTATCCAGCAATTATATTAGACTGGTCGGTTTAATTATTTAAAGAGGTGAATTATGTCTAAACCCAATACGAAAGTGGCGTTGATCGAGGCTGCTTCCAGATTGTTCCGCCTGCACGGCTACGAAGGGATCAGTCTTAATGATATTTTAAAAGAGATCAATATTCCTAAAGGTTCCCTGTACCATTATTTCCCTAATGGCAAAGAA
Coding sequences:
- a CDS encoding YhdH/YhfP family quinone oxidoreductase; amino-acid sequence: MDPFKAIVIKQQEDEVTYGVEQIGEEQLSQGDVLVKVAYSSINYKDMLAVQKKGGVIRDYPMIPGIDFSGTIVHTADGRFQEGQEVVVTGFEMGMSHTGGFAEYARVPAQWIVPLPNGLSLKDAMVFGTAGFTAALSIQALEQNGMDPKNNPELLVTGSTGGVGSVALQILSKIGYTNITALVRKDHQVDVAKSLGASEVIFPDDLGELKKPLNKPKFDYVLDTVGGDVASVIIPQISYGGSMSMCGNAAGLQLTATVLPFILRGVNLLGIDSVNVPIEKRGAIWDKMAADWNITQTTLTDEVSLEKVPETIEAIKNGKHLGRTIVNCQDA